The genomic window TACTATGACTACCCTTGTTTCAATCAGACACAGCATTGATACTACAGATAAGTTTTATGACGAGGAAAATGAATACTGCGATGAAATAAATCCTATTTTATTCGGTTTTGTAACGGATTTCTACAAGGCACTTACAACATCAAAATTCAGAGCCGAACTTGAAAAAAAATACGGAAAATTTCTGTTCAATTTGGCTGAATGTTCATTAAAAACCTTCAATGAAAACATTATTCCTGATTTACAGGAGGAAAACAAACTGTCAAGTAAATATGACAAGTTAATTGCAAGTGCAAAAATTTTATTTGACGGAGAAGAAAGAAACCTTTCTCAAATGGTTCCTTATACTCAATCCAAAGACAGAAATATAAGAAAAAATGCAGCTAAAAAAGTTGCCGAATTTTTTGCCGAAAACAGAGATGAATTTGACAATATATACGATTCTCTCGTAAAGGTAAGAACTGAAATCGCTAAAAAACTCGGATTTAAAAACTTTGTGGAATTGGCATATGCAAGACTTTCGAGACTTGAGTACAATCCTGAGATGGTTGCTTCATATCGTAAACAAGTTTATGATAATATTGTTCCTCTCCATTCGGAATTAAGAAACAGACAAGCTAAAAGACTCGGACTTGATAAGCTGAATTTCTATGACGAACCGATAAAATTCAACTCAGGAAATGCCAACCCTCACGGCGAACCCGAATGGATTTTAAATCATGGAAAAACCATGTATCACGAACTTTCTAAAGAAACTGACGAATTTTTCACTTTTATGACTGAAAATAATCTCCTTGATCTTCTTTCAAAAAAAGGAAAAATGAGCGGAGGATATTGCACATATATACCTAATTACAAATCACCGTTTATATTTGCAAACTTTAATGGAACGGCACATGATGTGGATGTGCTTACTCATGAGGCGGGACATGCTTTCCAAGTTTACGAGAGCAGAAAATATGAAATTCCTGAATACTTATGGCCAAGTTATGAAGCTTGTGAAATACATTCAATGAGCATGGAATTTCTTACATGGCCATGGATGAATTTATTTTTTGAAAATGATACCGACAAGTACAAATTTATCCATCTTTCTGAAGCCCTCCTATTTATACCATACGGAGTTACAGTGGACGAATTTCAGCATTGGGTATATGAAAATCCTGAAGTTACTCCTGAAG from Leptotrichia sp. OH3620_COT-345 includes these protein-coding regions:
- a CDS encoding M3 family oligoendopeptidase; the protein is MNFNDYKYERVEIEPVKKQFHELIEKFKNSSTVDGQCKYMNEIISLRNHIDTMTTLVSIRHSIDTTDKFYDEENEYCDEINPILFGFVTDFYKALTTSKFRAELEKKYGKFLFNLAECSLKTFNENIIPDLQEENKLSSKYDKLIASAKILFDGEERNLSQMVPYTQSKDRNIRKNAAKKVAEFFAENRDEFDNIYDSLVKVRTEIAKKLGFKNFVELAYARLSRLEYNPEMVASYRKQVYDNIVPLHSELRNRQAKRLGLDKLNFYDEPIKFNSGNANPHGEPEWILNHGKTMYHELSKETDEFFTFMTENNLLDLLSKKGKMSGGYCTYIPNYKSPFIFANFNGTAHDVDVLTHEAGHAFQVYESRKYEIPEYLWPSYEACEIHSMSMEFLTWPWMNLFFENDTDKYKFIHLSEALLFIPYGVTVDEFQHWVYENPEVTPEERRKKWIETEKKYLPTRNYGEIEELKEGIFWFRQGHIFGSPFYYIDYTLAQVCAFQFWIKSRENREKAWEKYLHLCRLGGSKPFLELLKEVDLKNPFIDGTIASIIPEIRKFLDNIDDMKL